In Halichondria panicea chromosome 13, odHalPani1.1, whole genome shotgun sequence, one genomic interval encodes:
- the LOC135346578 gene encoding smad nuclear interacting protein 1-like isoform X1 yields MERQREKGRELELERAAHRRDAGSSSDRERRDGHRNKDSSSRSRGRSRSNSPRIKDREVQECARDSSDRSREYGKKTYGEHRKDFKEHYRDPKHRDRMRERQKDCIRDEPRGERARHDRIRQRDDERYGEGGEGGEGEQADRQGKRTSASGNSLDSQADDSHHRKRKRGNRDEENIVQYEFGGARKKEEAGEGEGEVDKDKPDYGLSGKLTAETNTYRGVVIKYNEPEEARIPKTRWRFYGFKGEETLPTFYVHRQSAYLIGRNRTVVDMPVDHPSCSGQHAALQYRLVEYEKGDGTTGKKVRPYIIDLESTNGTYVNNNRIDTARYYELKEGDMLKFGFSSREYVILHENSEHEKLDMEEAGQENTNDES; encoded by the exons ATGGAGAGACAGCGAGAAAAAGGtagagagctagagctagagagagcAGCACACAGAAGAGATGCCGGTAGCAGCTCTGATAGGGAGCGGAGAGACGGGCATAGAAATAAAGATAGTTCTTCTAGAAGCAGAGGAAGATCAAGAAGCAACAGCCCAAGAATAAAAGATAG GGAAGTTCAAGAATGTGCTAGGGACTCTTCGGATCGATCCAGAGAATATGGTAAAAAAACATATGGGGAACATCGAAAAGATTTCAAAGAGCACTATAGGGACCCAAAGCACAGGGATCGAATGCGAGAAAGACAGAAAGACTGTATCAGAGATGAACCAAGAGGAGAAAGAGCGAGGCACGATAGGATAAGACAGAGGGATGACGAGAGATATGGAGAAGGTGGAGAAGGTGGAGAAGGTGAGCAGGCCGATCGACAAGGAAAAAGAACCAGTGCCAGTGGAAATAGTCTAG ATTCCCAGGCTGACGATTCTCATCACAGGAAACGGAAGAGAGGGAATCGAGATGAGGAGAACATTGTACAGTATGA GTTTGGAGGTGCAAGGAagaaagaggaggctggagaGGGAGAGGGCGAAGTAGACAAGGACAAACCTGACTACGGTCTTTCTGGCAAGCTCACTGCTGAAACCAACACATACCGA GGAGTTGTAATCAAGTACAACGAGCCTGAAGAAGCACGGATACCAAAGACAAGGTGGCGCTTTTATGGATTCAAAGGAGAAGAGACGCTAC CCACATTCTATGTACACAGACAGTCGGCCTACCTGATAGGAAGAAACCGAACA GTGGTGGACATGCCCGTCGACCATCCCTCGTGTTCCGGTCAGCATGCCGCGTTACAGTACAGATTGGTTGAGTATGAAAAGGGGGACGGCACCACTGGCAAAAAAGTCAG GCCATACATCATTGATCTCGAGTCTACTAATGGCACCTATGTGAATAACAACAGAATTGATACAGCAAGATATTATGAACTGAAGGAAGGG GACATGCTAAAGTTTGGGTTCAGCTCTCGAGAATATGTCATTCTCCATGAGAATTCAGAACACGAGAAGTTAGACATGGAGGAGGCAGGCCAAGAGAACACTAACGATGAGAGTTGA
- the LOC135346578 gene encoding smad nuclear interacting protein 1-like isoform X2, whose product MERQREKGRELELERAAHRRDAGSSSDRERRDGHRNKDSSSRSRGRSRSNSPRIKDREVQECARDSSDRSREYGKKTYGEHRKDFKEHYRDPKHRDRMRERQKDCIRDEPRGERARHDRIRQRDDERYGEGGEGGEDSQADDSHHRKRKRGNRDEENIVQYEFGGARKKEEAGEGEGEVDKDKPDYGLSGKLTAETNTYRGVVIKYNEPEEARIPKTRWRFYGFKGEETLPTFYVHRQSAYLIGRNRTVVDMPVDHPSCSGQHAALQYRLVEYEKGDGTTGKKVRPYIIDLESTNGTYVNNNRIDTARYYELKEGDMLKFGFSSREYVILHENSEHEKLDMEEAGQENTNDES is encoded by the exons ATGGAGAGACAGCGAGAAAAAGGtagagagctagagctagagagagcAGCACACAGAAGAGATGCCGGTAGCAGCTCTGATAGGGAGCGGAGAGACGGGCATAGAAATAAAGATAGTTCTTCTAGAAGCAGAGGAAGATCAAGAAGCAACAGCCCAAGAATAAAAGATAG GGAAGTTCAAGAATGTGCTAGGGACTCTTCGGATCGATCCAGAGAATATGGTAAAAAAACATATGGGGAACATCGAAAAGATTTCAAAGAGCACTATAGGGACCCAAAGCACAGGGATCGAATGCGAGAAAGACAGAAAGACTGTATCAGAGATGAACCAAGAGGAGAAAGAGCGAGGCACGATAGGATAAGACAGAGGGATGACGAGAGATATGGAGAAGGTGGAGAAGGTGGAGAAG ATTCCCAGGCTGACGATTCTCATCACAGGAAACGGAAGAGAGGGAATCGAGATGAGGAGAACATTGTACAGTATGA GTTTGGAGGTGCAAGGAagaaagaggaggctggagaGGGAGAGGGCGAAGTAGACAAGGACAAACCTGACTACGGTCTTTCTGGCAAGCTCACTGCTGAAACCAACACATACCGA GGAGTTGTAATCAAGTACAACGAGCCTGAAGAAGCACGGATACCAAAGACAAGGTGGCGCTTTTATGGATTCAAAGGAGAAGAGACGCTAC CCACATTCTATGTACACAGACAGTCGGCCTACCTGATAGGAAGAAACCGAACA GTGGTGGACATGCCCGTCGACCATCCCTCGTGTTCCGGTCAGCATGCCGCGTTACAGTACAGATTGGTTGAGTATGAAAAGGGGGACGGCACCACTGGCAAAAAAGTCAG GCCATACATCATTGATCTCGAGTCTACTAATGGCACCTATGTGAATAACAACAGAATTGATACAGCAAGATATTATGAACTGAAGGAAGGG GACATGCTAAAGTTTGGGTTCAGCTCTCGAGAATATGTCATTCTCCATGAGAATTCAGAACACGAGAAGTTAGACATGGAGGAGGCAGGCCAAGAGAACACTAACGATGAGAGTTGA